One region of Alosa alosa isolate M-15738 ecotype Scorff River chromosome 1, AALO_Geno_1.1, whole genome shotgun sequence genomic DNA includes:
- the btr01 gene encoding E3 ubiquitin-protein ligase TRIM11: MELPSRFLSEEQFCCSICLDMFSNPVSTPCGHSFCLDCISSYWDGKNKQKVWQCPLCKESFRRRPDLHVNHTLKEITEQFKRMAEATDTASAMAATSVTAAGVSSAAANPTSAVLRQPKELPNELISEMKSRFQRPLATHSGQPALPPYEAHSPPPVGVTRRFTMGSLGGETSSDAPPCPVHRLGLELFCRNDQVCVCTACIDKDHYGHSVVPAKREWAIKKAHMGIVEVELKDMIELREKKAKEIRSALADIQAKADHEVQGSASMFTSLVATIEARQAQLLEVVEQGRLSAELRAQVLLGDLEQETDELRRRSTAFTQLSESNDYVFFLKTFPSLSTQSPMTREWAQVSLTPDPMAGAVLRGITHMVERLQEELQKLPEICSHSQTETSLPSCQPRQQSVQDYAENVTLDPSTAHPRLVLSTDYKRVHCSDHYQPVPDSPLRFDRVVCVLAEQAFTSGRHYWEVHVGGKTDWDLGIASHAINRKGKIMVSPAHGLWFLSLRNKHDYVFRTDPSTALNLPSKPQRIGIFVDMDNGLVSFYDAGSKHLIYTYTDTFTAVIHPFFSPCTNKSGKNESPLVICPISQE; encoded by the exons ATGGAGCTGCCCAGTAGATTCCTGTCAGAGGAGCAGTTCTGCTGCTCCATCTGTCTGGACATGTTCTCCAACCCTGTGTCCACGCCGTGCGGCCACAGCTTCTGCCTGGACTGCATCTCCTCCTACTGGGACGGCAAGAACAAGCAGAAGGTCTGGCAGTGCCCACTGTGCAAGGAGAGCTTCCGCCGGCGCCCCGACCTGCATGTCAACCACACGCTGAAGGAGATCACCGAGCAGTTCAAACGCATGGCCGAGGCTACCGACACGGCGTCAGCCATGGCCGCCACCAGCGTTACCGCGGCAGGGGTCTCCTCGGCTGCTGCCAACCCCACCTCGGCCGTCTTGCGCCAACCCAAAGAGCTGCCCAACGAGTTGATCAGTGAGATGAAGAGCCGGTTCCAGAGGCCACTGGCCACTCACAGCGGCCAGCCGGCTCTACCTCCCTATGAGGCCCACTCTCCACCACCTGTGGGGGTCACGCGGCGCTTCACAATGGGCAGCCTTGGAGGCGAGACTTCCTCAGACGCACCTCCATGCCCCGTGCACAGGCTAGGACTGGAGCTCTTTTGTCGTAATGACCAAGTGTGCGTTTGCACTGCCTGTATCGACAAGGACCACTATGGACACTCAGTTGTACCTGCCAAGAGGGAGTGGGCCATCAAGAAG GCTCACATGGGCATTGTGGAGGTGGAGCTGAAGGATATGATCGAGCTGAGGGAGAAGAAGGCCAAGGAGATCAGGTCCGCCTTGGCTGATATTCAG GCCAAAGCTGACCATGAGGTCCAGGGCAGTGCCAGCATGTTTACGTCTCTGGTGGCCACCATCGAGGCCAGGCAGGCCCAGCTGCTGGAGGTGGTGGAGCAGGGCCGCCTGTCCGCCGAGCTGCgggcacaagtgctcctgggcGACCTGGAGCAGGAGACGGACGAGCTAAGGAGAAGGAGCACTGCGTTCACACAGCTCTCCGAGTCTAACGATTACGTCTTCTTCCTCAAG ACCTTCCCATCACTCTCTACGCAAAGTCCTATGACACGTGAGTGGGCGCAGGTGTCGTTGACCCCTGACCCCATGGCTGGGGCGGTGCTGCGTGGCATCACTCATATGGTGGAGCGCCTTCAGGAGGAGCTTCAGAAGCTGCCGGAGATCT GTTCGCATTCACAAACAGAAACATCACTTCCCTCATGTCAGCCAA GACAGCAGAGTGTGCAGGATTATGCAG AAAATGTGACCCTTGACCCCTCCACCGCTCACCCGAGGCTAGTCCTCTCCACCGACTACAAGCGGGTTCACTGCAGTGACCACTACCAGCCAGTGCCTGACTCTCCGCTGCGCTTTGACCGTGTCGTCTGTGTCTTGGCCGAGCAGGCATTTACGTCTGGTCGCCACTACTGGGAGGTGCACGTGGGGGGCAAGACTGACTGGGACCTGGGCATAGCCAGCCACGCCATCAACCGCAAAGGCAAGATCATGGTCAGCCCCGCACATGGCCTCTGGTTCCTCAGCCTGCGCAACAAACACGACTATGTCTTCCGCACTGACCCCTCCACTGCACTGAACCTGCCCAGCAAGCCCCAGAGGATTGGAATCTTCGTGGACATGGACAACGGGCTGGTCTCCTTCTACGATGCGGGATCCAAGCACCTCATCTACACCTACACGGACACCTTCACTGCGGTCATCCACCCTTTCTTTAGCCCCTGCACCAACAAGTCGGGCAAAAATGAGTCGCCACTGGTCATCTGTCCCATCTCACAAGAGTAA